In a genomic window of Thermosynechococcus sp. CL-1:
- a CDS encoding serine/threonine-protein kinase, whose product MLVYCTRPYCRCPQNDVPDLDNPNKRYSRVAERFCTACGMPLILRGRYVAERVLGQGGFGAAYLARDLDTPGRRECVIKQFRPNVSDPQSRQKAQELFEREGQVLEELGQHAQIPDLLAFFAEEVPSANGQGTEQYFYLVQEYIDGETLEDELAQKGCFSEEEVRQVLRELLPVLQYVHDHGSIHRDIKLSNIMRQHPSKTKFPGQGRLYLLDFGAVKQISQAGGQQGHFTGIYTQYYAPPEQARGERVYPSSDLYALAVTCIILLTGKDPSELFDAYNNRWHWHSYAQVSPQLQAILDRMLQPAPSDRYQSAAEVLADLNAYSTPAPPPPPPPQPVTVAPPSPPPVVSQPAPPPSPGPVTPPTSTPRPKAKPPRQPAPPLPALKILIGAGFTGFEMTALGLMIFSLMTAWQLPVGVSAGLIGALFAFLVFLQYKRWIEHWEQLIIAVISGAVLFFVPLLQAGLGGVTALLICGLVGLGCMVMGNIFLLIYNILARLL is encoded by the coding sequence ATGCTTGTCTATTGCACCCGTCCCTACTGTCGTTGTCCCCAAAACGATGTTCCAGACTTAGACAACCCCAACAAACGGTACAGTCGTGTGGCTGAACGCTTTTGTACGGCCTGTGGGATGCCCTTGATTCTACGGGGACGATACGTTGCAGAGCGGGTTCTGGGTCAGGGGGGGTTTGGGGCGGCCTATCTAGCGCGGGATTTGGATACCCCCGGTCGGCGCGAATGCGTGATCAAGCAATTTCGCCCCAACGTCTCCGATCCCCAGAGTCGGCAAAAAGCTCAGGAACTCTTTGAGCGGGAAGGGCAAGTCCTTGAGGAACTGGGACAGCATGCCCAAATTCCCGACTTGCTGGCATTTTTTGCTGAAGAGGTTCCCAGTGCCAATGGCCAAGGAACAGAGCAGTATTTCTACTTGGTGCAGGAATATATTGACGGCGAAACCCTCGAAGATGAACTGGCTCAAAAGGGATGCTTTAGTGAGGAAGAGGTGCGGCAGGTGCTGCGGGAACTCCTACCCGTGTTGCAGTACGTCCATGACCACGGCTCGATCCACCGTGACATTAAGCTCTCAAATATTATGCGCCAGCACCCCAGCAAGACAAAGTTTCCCGGCCAAGGGCGGCTCTATCTGCTGGATTTTGGTGCGGTGAAGCAGATTTCCCAAGCGGGGGGACAGCAAGGACACTTTACGGGTATTTATACCCAGTACTATGCGCCACCGGAACAAGCACGGGGGGAACGGGTCTATCCCAGTTCAGATCTCTATGCCTTAGCAGTGACTTGTATCATATTGCTGACCGGCAAAGATCCCAGTGAGCTATTCGACGCCTATAACAACCGCTGGCATTGGCATTCCTATGCCCAAGTCAGTCCACAACTGCAAGCCATTCTAGATCGCATGCTACAACCTGCTCCTAGCGATCGCTACCAATCAGCGGCAGAGGTCTTAGCGGACTTAAATGCTTACTCTACCCCCGCCCCACCACCGCCCCCACCGCCACAACCAGTAACAGTAGCACCCCCTTCCCCGCCACCCGTAGTGTCACAACCGGCACCCCCTCCTTCACCTGGACCGGTGACGCCACCGACCAGCACACCACGTCCGAAAGCAAAACCGCCCCGCCAGCCTGCGCCTCCCTTACCGGCATTGAAAATTCTCATTGGTGCTGGCTTTACGGGCTTTGAAATGACGGCCTTGGGGTTGATGATTTTTAGTTTGATGACCGCTTGGCAGTTGCCTGTTGGTGTGAGTGCGGGGTTGATTGGTGCTCTATTTGCCTTTTTGGTGTTTTTGCAGTACAAACGCTGGATTGAACACTGGGAGCAGTTGATCATTGCGGTCATTTCAGGGGCAGTTCTTTTTTTTGTCCCCCTCTTGCAAGCAGGCCTAGGGGGTGTGACAGCGCTGCTCATTTGTGGTTTAGTGGGGTTGGGTTGCATGGTTATGGGCAACATTTTTTTGCTGATTTACAATATCTTGGCGCGGTTGCTGTAG
- a CDS encoding MBL fold metallo-hydrolase — protein sequence MQLTWLESNTWLWELGYTRILVDPWFVGALTFGNTPWLFQAERSRPCAMPTDVDVILLSQGLPDHCHEPTLRTCDRALPVIASPSAAKVAQGLGFETVIALSPHQTYTYRDLTIQATKGASIGPRQQENGYVLRWGTQSLYYEPHGCHDSWLRTYGKVDVVITPLLDVCLPVVGAILKGGKTALELGQWLQPKVMITTAGNGTLRLQGWLPRLLSVKGTLEELQVSFQRLGLNTRLVEPVAYTPLVLLAEL from the coding sequence ATGCAGTTAACGTGGTTGGAGAGCAATACTTGGTTGTGGGAGTTAGGTTATACGCGGATTTTGGTTGATCCGTGGTTTGTCGGGGCACTGACTTTTGGCAACACGCCTTGGCTGTTTCAGGCGGAGCGATCGCGCCCCTGTGCCATGCCGACTGATGTGGATGTCATTTTGCTTTCCCAAGGGCTACCGGATCACTGCCATGAACCTACCCTCCGCACCTGCGATCGCGCCCTACCGGTCATTGCCTCCCCCAGTGCCGCCAAAGTTGCCCAAGGCCTTGGCTTTGAAACAGTGATTGCCCTTAGCCCCCACCAAACCTACACGTACCGCGATCTCACAATTCAAGCCACGAAGGGCGCTAGTATCGGCCCTCGTCAACAGGAAAATGGTTACGTTCTGCGCTGGGGCACTCAAAGTCTCTACTATGAACCCCACGGCTGTCATGATTCGTGGCTGCGCACCTACGGCAAGGTGGATGTGGTGATTACGCCGCTGTTGGATGTCTGTTTACCCGTGGTGGGGGCGATTCTCAAGGGGGGCAAAACGGCATTGGAATTGGGGCAATGGCTTCAGCCCAAGGTGATGATCACCACCGCTGGCAATGGTACCCTCCGTCTTCAGGGATGGCTACCGCGACTGCTCTCGGTCAAAGGCACCCTTGAGGAACTGCAAGTGTCGTTTCAGCGGCTAGGCCTCAACACTCGTTTGGTGGAACCAGTAGCCTACACTCCCCTTGTTCTTCTGGCTGAGCTCTAG
- a CDS encoding phosphate-starvation-inducible PsiE family protein, with protein MRRWLRPLILLWQEVILLLQDNQRFLQLLSQIEGIATRVLAIGMLLVVIVAIIDLGRILTVELFSPPLGQFSLELVKIFGLFLNVLVALEILENITAYLKTHVSSQIVELVIVTSLIAIARKIIILDIGQPETVAKLLGLAIAILALSASYWIVRRLNYRRRP; from the coding sequence ATGCGACGCTGGCTACGGCCTTTGATTCTCCTTTGGCAAGAGGTAATTCTTCTACTTCAGGACAATCAGCGGTTTTTGCAGTTGCTCAGTCAGATTGAGGGGATCGCGACTCGGGTGCTGGCGATCGGGATGCTGCTGGTGGTCATCGTCGCCATTATTGATTTGGGGCGGATTCTGACCGTGGAGCTATTCTCACCCCCCTTGGGACAGTTTAGCCTTGAACTGGTGAAAATCTTTGGCCTCTTTCTCAATGTGCTTGTGGCTCTGGAGATTCTTGAAAATATCACCGCCTACCTGAAAACCCACGTCTCGTCGCAAATCGTTGAGCTAGTAATTGTCACGTCTCTAATTGCCATTGCCCGTAAAATTATCATTCTGGATATTGGCCAACCGGAAACGGTGGCAAAGCTCTTGGGGCTGGCGATCGCCATCTTGGCCTTGTCTGCCAGTTACTGGATTGTGCGTCGCCTAAACTACCGGCGGCGTCCCTGA
- a CDS encoding prephenate/arogenate dehydrogenase produces MRIGIVGLGLIGGSLGIDLRAKGHYVVGLSRRPETCERAIAKGAIDWGSTEPEILRALDLVFLCPPIGSILSVALDITPYLSPETVVTDVGSVKGEIVPALEKLWPRYVGGHPMAGTAESGIEAAQAHLFENAPYVLTPTLYTDSAAIDCVAGVVNDLGAKLLYATPSDHDRAVAWISHLPVLVSAALILANAQEANEPIRKLAQQLASSGFRDTSRVGGGNPELGRMMAEYNRAALRHCLIHYRATLDDLIRQVEQEDWERLQTTLEQAQAYREQVYPSGTPPVV; encoded by the coding sequence CTGCGGATTGGCATCGTCGGGCTGGGACTCATTGGTGGTTCACTGGGCATTGATCTGCGGGCAAAGGGGCACTATGTGGTTGGGCTGAGTCGGCGTCCTGAAACCTGTGAGCGGGCGATCGCCAAGGGTGCCATTGACTGGGGCAGTACGGAGCCAGAAATTTTGCGTGCCCTTGATCTGGTGTTTCTCTGTCCCCCCATTGGCAGCATTCTCAGTGTCGCCTTGGACATTACCCCCTACCTCAGTCCAGAAACAGTGGTGACAGACGTGGGATCCGTCAAAGGAGAAATTGTCCCCGCCCTCGAAAAACTCTGGCCTCGCTATGTCGGTGGGCACCCGATGGCCGGTACCGCAGAATCCGGCATTGAAGCGGCGCAAGCCCATCTCTTTGAGAATGCCCCCTATGTTCTCACCCCAACCCTCTACACTGACAGTGCGGCCATTGACTGTGTGGCTGGTGTGGTCAATGATCTCGGTGCCAAGCTACTCTATGCCACCCCCTCGGATCACGATCGCGCTGTTGCTTGGATTTCCCACCTTCCTGTCCTCGTGAGTGCAGCACTGATTCTTGCGAATGCCCAAGAAGCCAATGAGCCGATTCGGAAGCTTGCCCAGCAGTTGGCCAGCTCCGGCTTTCGCGATACCAGTCGTGTTGGCGGCGGCAATCCAGAGTTGGGACGGATGATGGCGGAATATAACCGCGCGGCGTTGCGCCACTGCCTGATTCACTACCGTGCCACCCTTGATGATCTGATTCGCCAAGTGGAGCAGGAGGACTGGGAGCGGCTGCAAACAACCCTAGAACAGGCACAAGCCTACCGCGAGCAGGTCTATCCCTCAGGGACGCCGCCGGTAGTTTAG
- a CDS encoding HhoA/HhoB/HtrA family serine endopeptidase: protein MMKRLAHLLQQTLKCCLGLALVWCLSSGTPVWAAAAHHSFVAAAVERVGDAVVRIDTERTIVRPADPLLSDPFFRQFFPGLALPPQEDRLRGQGSGFIIDPSGIVMTNAHVVSQADTVTVRLKDGRVFEGEVRGVDEVSDLAIVKLKGVTEPLPTAPLGDSSDVKVGDWAIAVGNPLGLDNTVTLGIVSTLHRSSAQVGIPDKRLDFIQTDAAINPGNSGGPLLNEEGEVIGINTAIRADAMGIGFAIPINKAKALQERLIRGEKIQHAYIGIQMTTFTPAMAKENNANPNSPVILPEVNGVLVLQVLPNTPAAKAGLRWGDVITAVDGEPITSADQLQGIVDSAAVGQVLNLTVQRGDRSQRIAVRTAELQGAA from the coding sequence ATGATGAAACGCCTTGCCCATTTGCTTCAGCAGACCCTCAAATGCTGCCTTGGCCTTGCCCTTGTTTGGTGCCTCAGTAGCGGTACACCGGTGTGGGCAGCAGCAGCTCACCATAGTTTTGTGGCAGCCGCAGTGGAGCGGGTTGGCGATGCGGTTGTTCGCATTGATACCGAACGCACGATTGTGCGCCCAGCGGATCCCCTCTTGAGTGATCCCTTCTTTCGCCAATTTTTCCCCGGTTTAGCCTTGCCCCCTCAAGAGGATCGGCTGCGGGGTCAGGGGTCGGGGTTCATCATTGATCCCAGTGGCATTGTTATGACCAACGCCCATGTGGTGAGTCAAGCAGATACGGTAACAGTGCGCCTCAAGGATGGCCGCGTCTTTGAGGGCGAGGTGCGCGGCGTGGATGAGGTATCTGATCTAGCGATTGTCAAACTCAAAGGGGTCACCGAACCACTACCCACTGCGCCCCTTGGCGATTCCAGTGACGTGAAAGTGGGGGATTGGGCGATCGCCGTCGGGAATCCCCTTGGCCTTGATAACACCGTCACATTGGGCATTGTCAGTACACTCCACCGTTCCAGCGCCCAAGTGGGTATCCCCGATAAGCGCCTTGATTTTATTCAAACGGACGCGGCCATCAACCCCGGCAATTCTGGGGGGCCGTTGCTCAACGAAGAGGGAGAAGTGATTGGCATTAACACTGCCATTCGTGCCGATGCCATGGGGATTGGCTTTGCGATTCCAATTAATAAGGCCAAAGCGCTGCAAGAACGCCTGATTCGCGGTGAAAAAATTCAACACGCCTACATTGGCATTCAAATGACCACCTTCACGCCAGCAATGGCCAAGGAAAACAATGCTAACCCCAACTCACCAGTGATTCTGCCAGAGGTCAATGGCGTTCTTGTCCTGCAAGTGTTGCCCAATACACCGGCGGCAAAAGCCGGTCTGCGCTGGGGGGATGTGATTACAGCCGTGGATGGGGAACCGATTACCAGTGCCGATCAGTTGCAGGGGATTGTTGATAGTGCTGCTGTGGGGCAAGTTCTCAACCTGACCGTTCAACGGGGCGATCGCAGCCAACGGATTGCGGTGCGGACAGCGGAGTTGCAGGGAGCGGCTTAG
- a CDS encoding phospholipid carrier-dependent glycosyltransferase — protein sequence MPLGLLLLWLFALATRFWGLTRFPTLVFDEVYFARFGRNYLAGVPFFDAHPPLGKYLIALSIWLGGGFHPWGYRWLNALMGSLIPVAVAVLAYLLTRRSPVALLSGLFVALDGLFLVESRYALINISLVLFGVVAQILWLWGLRYRGRGRSLWLMAAGVAFGACGAVKWSGLGFLLGVGLFWLLQQRLPLPAEWKTTYQWWQMCLLLPVVAFVVYTLLWLPHLQFHPHQSLLDLHRQMFNFHRSVASTAHPYCSPWWSWPLLLRPMSYFFQRVQTLSEPVPVIGPPLPLADTQWVYAVYALFNPPLLWLGTLATVALVPLSLTTTAGRFVLLNYAANLLPWALVSRCVFIYHYLPAALYSFMALALVWEASRDWGVWARWAGIAVLGIVVGGFLYWLPLDLGLPLTPQDFFRRMWLPSWI from the coding sequence ATGCCCTTGGGGCTACTGCTGCTGTGGCTCTTTGCCCTTGCCACCCGCTTTTGGGGGCTGACTCGCTTTCCCACACTGGTATTTGATGAGGTCTATTTTGCCCGCTTTGGCCGCAACTATCTTGCCGGTGTTCCTTTCTTTGATGCCCATCCGCCTTTGGGAAAATACCTGATTGCCCTGAGCATTTGGCTGGGGGGCGGCTTTCACCCTTGGGGCTATCGCTGGTTGAATGCCCTGATGGGATCACTGATTCCCGTAGCGGTGGCAGTGTTGGCCTATCTCCTGACGCGGCGATCGCCCGTGGCGTTGTTGTCGGGACTCTTTGTTGCCCTCGATGGCCTCTTTTTGGTGGAGTCCCGCTATGCTCTCATCAATATCTCCCTTGTCCTTTTTGGGGTGGTGGCACAGATTCTCTGGTTGTGGGGGCTGCGCTACCGAGGAAGGGGGCGATCGCTCTGGCTGATGGCCGCAGGTGTTGCCTTTGGCGCCTGTGGGGCAGTGAAGTGGAGTGGCTTGGGATTCCTGTTGGGGGTAGGGCTTTTCTGGCTTCTCCAGCAGAGGTTACCGCTGCCTGCTGAATGGAAGACCACTTACCAGTGGTGGCAGATGTGCCTGCTACTCCCCGTTGTCGCCTTTGTGGTTTATACCCTGCTCTGGCTACCCCATCTCCAGTTTCATCCCCACCAGAGCCTACTTGACCTCCATCGCCAAATGTTTAACTTTCATCGCAGTGTTGCCAGTACTGCCCATCCCTACTGTTCGCCGTGGTGGTCTTGGCCGCTCTTGCTGCGCCCCATGAGCTACTTTTTTCAGCGGGTGCAAACCCTGAGTGAACCCGTGCCGGTCATTGGCCCGCCCCTACCACTGGCAGATACGCAATGGGTTTATGCCGTCTATGCCCTCTTTAATCCCCCCCTGCTGTGGCTGGGCACCTTGGCCACGGTGGCTCTTGTCCCCCTTAGCTTGACCACAACCGCAGGTCGTTTTGTGCTCTTAAACTATGCTGCCAATCTCTTGCCCTGGGCACTGGTGAGCCGCTGTGTTTTTATCTATCACTACCTCCCCGCTGCCCTCTATAGCTTTATGGCCTTGGCCTTGGTCTGGGAAGCCAGCCGCGATTGGGGAGTTTGGGCACGCTGGGCAGGCATTGCCGTCCTAGGGATCGTTGTTGGGGGCTTCCTCTACTGGCTGCCCCTTGACTTAGGACTACCCCTGACGCCCCAAGACTTTTTTAGGCGGATGTGGTTGCCGTCTTGGATTTAG
- a CDS encoding response regulator transcription factor — MATIMIVDDSPTLRAMIVQLMKEQNYDVVEAEDGIEAQEKIKAQCPDLVILDVVMPRMNGYELCRWIKGEAACQSVPVIMCTTKSEEFDIHWGKKQGVDAYITKPFDPAELIATVKQLLG; from the coding sequence ATGGCTACAATTATGATTGTTGATGACAGCCCCACCCTGCGGGCAATGATTGTTCAGCTGATGAAAGAGCAGAACTATGACGTTGTTGAGGCCGAGGATGGTATCGAAGCCCAAGAAAAGATCAAGGCTCAATGTCCTGATTTGGTGATTCTGGATGTGGTGATGCCGCGCATGAATGGTTACGAACTGTGCCGCTGGATTAAGGGTGAAGCGGCTTGCCAAAGTGTGCCCGTGATCATGTGCACCACCAAAAGCGAAGAGTTTGATATTCACTGGGGTAAAAAGCAGGGGGTGGATGCCTACATCACCAAACCCTTTGATCCTGCAGAACTCATTGCCACTGTTAAACAACTCCTAGGATAG
- a CDS encoding energy-coupling factor ABC transporter ATP-binding protein, with protein MSVPLLEFHQVGFRYPNTTTPVLQDCSFTLEAGQKVALLGLNGSGKSTLFYLAAALYRRDRGEIYWQGQRLVHQPERLRQWRQRIGLAFQDPEQQLVAATVAEDISYGLYNLDLPTAEIEARLYQTLEDFDLVELADRPLHHLSLGQKRRVALAGVMALAPTLLLLDEPTTYLDYQQRQQLEQALENIHQQGTTIMIATHDLDFAYGWADWIMILANGHVVVSDRASHVFGQWPTLAAELGTPTLLALWQQFPASWRQHRPFPRTVADCSQELIALFQSLLQNGPP; from the coding sequence ATGTCTGTGCCGCTACTGGAATTTCATCAGGTTGGCTTTCGCTATCCCAATACCACTACCCCCGTGCTGCAAGACTGCTCCTTTACCCTAGAGGCGGGACAGAAAGTTGCCCTTTTGGGGCTGAATGGCTCAGGCAAATCAACGCTCTTTTATCTGGCAGCGGCCCTCTATCGGCGCGATCGCGGTGAAATTTACTGGCAAGGGCAACGGCTCGTCCATCAACCAGAGCGACTGCGGCAGTGGCGTCAACGCATTGGCTTGGCCTTTCAAGACCCCGAACAGCAACTGGTGGCAGCCACCGTGGCGGAGGACATCTCCTATGGGCTGTACAACTTAGACCTACCCACCGCCGAAATCGAAGCGCGTTTGTACCAAACCCTAGAGGACTTTGATTTAGTGGAGCTTGCCGATCGCCCCCTGCATCATTTGAGTTTGGGGCAAAAACGGCGGGTGGCACTGGCTGGAGTAATGGCCTTAGCACCGACGCTATTACTGCTCGATGAACCCACCACCTATCTCGACTATCAGCAGCGGCAGCAACTGGAGCAGGCCCTAGAGAACATTCACCAGCAGGGAACCACGATTATGATTGCCACCCATGATCTTGATTTTGCCTATGGCTGGGCCGACTGGATCATGATTTTGGCCAATGGTCATGTAGTGGTGAGCGATCGTGCTTCCCATGTCTTTGGGCAGTGGCCGACCCTTGCTGCTGAACTTGGAACACCCACCCTCCTTGCCCTGTGGCAACAATTCCCCGCCTCATGGCGACAGCATCGCCCCTTTCCCCGTACGGTGGCGGACTGCAGCCAAGAATTGATAGCCCTTTTTCAGAGCCTTTTACAAAACGGTCCCCCTTAA
- the cbiQ gene encoding cobalt ECF transporter T component CbiQ — MHHHLDTYAYTNGLRHLHPEQKLIFAIASLLLTFFARPLVQSLLWLWLSFWILGYARIPWRVYFTLLATVAAFWLVSLPGLVVQTIPTETLRASGQVVLSDISLMGWSFFISAEKLHQGLTLGLRTMVASTCLLLILLTTPFPALLSVAERWRVPHFILDILMLMYRYIFTLLETAFTLQLAQRARGGYQRRSRWLVSVSLLAAQLLRQSLYRYEQVNLALLSRGFQGQFRVLRPQSYAYSQRYGLEIVIGGGALILLNAIT, encoded by the coding sequence ATGCACCATCACCTCGATACCTATGCCTATACCAATGGTCTGCGGCATCTGCATCCTGAACAAAAGCTGATTTTCGCGATCGCCAGCCTGTTATTGACGTTTTTTGCTCGCCCCCTTGTCCAGAGTTTGCTTTGGCTGTGGCTGAGCTTTTGGATTCTCGGCTATGCTCGCATTCCGTGGCGGGTTTATTTCACCCTCTTAGCCACAGTTGCTGCGTTTTGGCTGGTGAGTTTGCCGGGGTTAGTGGTACAAACCATCCCGACGGAGACTTTACGGGCTTCGGGGCAAGTGGTTCTCAGTGACATCTCCCTAATGGGCTGGTCGTTCTTTATCAGTGCCGAGAAATTGCACCAAGGCTTAACCCTAGGACTGCGGACAATGGTTGCCAGCACCTGTTTACTATTGATTTTATTGACGACCCCCTTTCCAGCCCTGTTGAGTGTGGCCGAACGCTGGCGGGTTCCCCATTTCATCCTTGATATTCTGATGTTGATGTACCGCTATATCTTCACCCTCTTAGAAACCGCTTTCACGCTGCAATTGGCGCAGCGGGCACGGGGCGGCTATCAACGGCGATCGCGCTGGCTCGTTAGTGTCAGCCTGTTGGCGGCTCAACTCCTGCGGCAGTCTCTGTACCGCTATGAACAGGTGAACCTTGCCCTGCTCAGTCGGGGCTTTCAGGGGCAGTTTCGGGTATTGCGCCCCCAGTCCTATGCCTATTCGCAACGCTATGGCCTTGAAATCGTCATTGGTGGCGGTGCCCTCATTCTGCTGAACGCAATCACCTGA
- a CDS encoding energy-coupling factor ABC transporter substrate-binding protein yields the protein MNKKTVAFLLGGAILLSTLPLLLVKGDFEGADAQAEALISEVAPDFEPWAEPLFEPPSAEVESLLFALQAALGAGVMGFILGQYRERHRQKAAAASKSQQS from the coding sequence ATGAATAAAAAAACAGTGGCGTTCCTATTGGGCGGCGCAATTCTTTTAAGTACACTTCCCCTCCTGCTGGTTAAGGGTGACTTTGAAGGTGCCGATGCCCAAGCCGAAGCGTTAATTAGCGAGGTGGCGCCAGACTTTGAACCTTGGGCAGAGCCATTGTTTGAACCCCCCAGCGCCGAAGTCGAGTCACTGCTTTTTGCCCTTCAAGCGGCATTGGGTGCAGGGGTCATGGGGTTTATCTTGGGTCAGTACCGCGAACGCCATCGCCAAAAGGCAGCTGCCGCCTCAAAATCGCAACAGTCCTGA
- a CDS encoding energy-coupling factor ABC transporter permease yields MIKRSQAKRYGSLGAIALLSAYLVVASPHPALAMHISEGFLPLGWAVGWWLVFLPFLAWGLWALRQQIQQQPESTLLIALAGAYAFVLSSLKIPSVTGSSSHPMGIALGAVLFRPPLMTVLGTLVLLFQALLLAHGGLTTLGANGFSMAVVGPWVAGLTYWGMSRATTKPAIAIFSAALISNLATYSVTSLQLALAFPDSMGGVATAFAKFAALFAVTQIPLAISEGLLTVLVWNWLTTYCTAELQTLKLLPRGESNE; encoded by the coding sequence ATGATCAAACGTAGCCAAGCGAAGCGATATGGCTCCCTTGGGGCGATCGCCCTTCTGAGCGCGTATCTCGTGGTCGCGAGTCCTCACCCCGCCTTGGCGATGCACATTAGCGAGGGGTTTTTGCCCCTTGGCTGGGCAGTGGGCTGGTGGCTGGTTTTTTTACCCTTTTTGGCATGGGGACTATGGGCACTGCGACAACAGATTCAACAGCAACCAGAGTCAACCCTGCTGATTGCCTTAGCCGGTGCCTATGCCTTTGTCCTCTCTTCGTTGAAGATTCCTTCCGTTACGGGTAGCTCTTCCCATCCGATGGGGATTGCCTTGGGAGCCGTTCTCTTTCGGCCACCGCTGATGACCGTCTTGGGAACATTGGTGCTGCTCTTTCAAGCCCTGCTCCTTGCCCATGGCGGCCTGACCACCCTAGGCGCTAATGGCTTTTCGATGGCGGTGGTGGGACCTTGGGTGGCTGGGTTGACCTATTGGGGGATGTCCCGTGCCACGACTAAGCCAGCGATCGCGATTTTTAGTGCTGCTCTGATCAGTAACTTGGCCACCTACTCGGTGACTTCTTTACAATTGGCATTGGCCTTTCCCGATAGTATGGGTGGGGTGGCGACGGCTTTTGCCAAGTTTGCGGCGCTCTTTGCTGTGACGCAGATTCCCCTAGCGATCAGTGAAGGGTTACTCACGGTGTTGGTGTGGAACTGGTTGACCACGTACTGCACAGCAGAATTGCAAACCTTAAAACTCTTGCCTAGAGGGGAATCCAATGAATAA
- a CDS encoding cell division protein SepF, with product MSELTAFGHSLSSGYEVVVIKPQSLSDTTLIVQALRADKAVILNLEHLDVTEAQRISDFAAGSTYAINGHQSRLGDGVFLFTPNVINIQESTAAPTPAGLA from the coding sequence ATGAGTGAACTGACTGCCTTTGGTCATTCCTTGAGTAGTGGCTATGAAGTAGTGGTGATCAAACCGCAGTCCCTCAGTGATACGACCCTGATCGTTCAAGCGCTGCGGGCTGACAAGGCAGTGATTCTCAACCTAGAGCACCTCGATGTCACCGAGGCACAGCGCATTTCTGATTTTGCCGCTGGTAGTACCTATGCCATCAATGGCCATCAATCGCGCCTTGGGGATGGTGTCTTTCTCTTTACGCCCAACGTGATTAATATCCAAGAATCCACAGCGGCACCGACACCCGCTGGACTGGCCTAA